The stretch of DNA TCCATGCTCCTGTCGCTGACGATCTTCTTCCTGTCCGGACGGAACATGGCCATGCTGTACGCCTCCCAGTACATCTCCTACGCGATCGTCGGAACGGTGATCGGATACTGGGCCGGCTGCGTGCCCTGGATCACCCTCATGGTGATCGTTTCCGCCACGACCGGGAAGGCGGTCTACAAGCTCCTCGCGGGGCAGGCCGGCTCCTACGGCTCGCCGGAGTTCCTCACCCGGCTGGGGGCGTGGGGGCTGCTGGTCTGCACGATCTTCGCGTTCTCGTATTTCGGTGCGAAGATAAAGTCATGGCGGATCCCACGATAGAGATATTGTTCCCGGCCGTCTTCCTCGCCGTGTTCGTTCCGTTCGCGGCGGGGCTTTACCATGTCTTGAAGAGGATCGGCGCGTGGCCGGTGCTGGCGCGGTCCTATCGATACGCCGGGCCTTTCCGGGGGACGATTCTAAAGTGGAGGCCGGTCCGGCTGAACCGGAAGCGGATGCCGGTCAACCTGGGGATCGACCGCGCGGGGCTGTGCCTCGAGCAGCCGTTCGTATTCGGCGTCGGGAACGGGCGGCTTTTCATCCCCTGGGAAGACGTGGAAGTCGCGGAAGGACGCCCGTCCGTCTTCGGGACCGTGAGGATCCGCTTCCGGAAGGCGCCCGGCGTCACGCTGCACGTTTCCCGCCGGCTGGGCCTTCGCATCGCGGGAGCGTCGATTGACGCCGCTTCCGCGGCGTAATACCTTGCCGAAAAGCATGGAAACCGGAGACGAGGGGAAATGGAAGACAGGTCGCCATGGAGCATACTGATCGCCGAGCTGGCGTACTTCATCACCGTGATGCTGGGGATCGGCGCCGGCTACCTCTTCTGGAAGATCAACGTCGTGCCCCGCTACAAGGATGCCGCCGCGGCGGCCGGCGAATTCTATTCCTGGCCGCTCCTGCTGGCGATCGTGTTCGCCATGGTGGTGGTCTTCCTGTTCACCCTGCGGCGGATCCTCGTGAAGCTGAAGATACTGACCAGGGAGGAATCCTTTAAATACCTCTGGTCGAGGAGCTGGTACATCAAGGGATGAAACCGACGAATCGCGATATCGTGGAGCGGTACATCTCAGCCTACAACCGCCGGGACACGGACGCCATGCTGGAGCTGTTCGCCGAGGACGCGCTGTTCGAGTCGGTGTCGAACACGGGCGGCATCGCCCGGACGGAGAACCGGGAGCAGCTCCGGGAGCTGGCGCTGCAGACCGTCGACTGGTTCGCGGAGAGGCGCCAGAGCGTCACGGGATGGGTCGATGGCGGGGACGAGGTCGCCGTCGAGATCTCCTTCTGGTGCCGGCTGGCGGATTACATGTAGCATGGCCGCGACCGTCAGCCTCGTCCGGACGCAGCGCGGGATCCGGGAAGCATTGATCGATGC from Thermodesulfobacteriota bacterium encodes:
- a CDS encoding nuclear transport factor 2 family protein; translated protein: MKPTNRDIVERYISAYNRRDTDAMLELFAEDALFESVSNTGGIARTENREQLRELALQTVDWFAERRQSVTGWVDGGDEVAVEISFWCRLADYM